Proteins encoded in a region of the Psychromicrobium lacuslunae genome:
- a CDS encoding VOC family protein, translating to MIEIPKYPIGAPCWVESLQPDVNTAVTFYSELFGWSFQDSGSREYHVARLNGRRVAGMAQAPAMLDRGAWVSYVLVADLDEVVSKAQQVGGSLIVGPLKGPSDERSALLSDPSGAVFGVRQGSSPTVAELSQASGTWQKTALHSPNLAAAATFYGAVFGWRFEAKPDSEITQLRLAAAEDELADLGSTDEVIAVATESPAAAGVPAHWAVNVQITDADDFAARVLELGGSLLMPPSDAPGFRNVIFADPNGGVLGASQLI from the coding sequence ATGATCGAAATACCTAAGTATCCAATCGGTGCGCCATGCTGGGTTGAGTCTCTGCAGCCAGACGTCAATACTGCCGTGACTTTCTATAGTGAATTGTTCGGCTGGAGTTTCCAGGACAGCGGGTCAAGGGAGTATCACGTTGCTCGGCTCAATGGTCGTCGGGTGGCTGGGATGGCTCAGGCCCCGGCGATGCTGGATCGCGGCGCCTGGGTGAGTTATGTCTTGGTTGCAGACCTTGACGAAGTTGTGTCCAAGGCCCAGCAAGTCGGCGGTAGTTTGATCGTAGGCCCGTTAAAAGGCCCATCAGATGAACGCAGCGCCTTACTTTCGGACCCAAGCGGGGCGGTGTTCGGGGTGCGGCAAGGTAGCAGTCCGACCGTGGCAGAGCTTTCCCAAGCGTCAGGGACCTGGCAGAAAACCGCGCTGCACTCCCCCAATTTAGCTGCGGCAGCTACCTTCTACGGCGCAGTTTTTGGCTGGCGCTTCGAGGCAAAGCCTGATTCTGAGATCACTCAGCTGCGCCTCGCGGCTGCCGAAGATGAGTTAGCTGATTTAGGCTCAACCGATGAAGTGATTGCTGTGGCGACTGAGTCTCCGGCAGCAGCTGGCGTTCCGGCGCACTGGGCTGTCAACGTCCAAATCACCGATGCGGATGACTTCGCTGCTCGCGTGCTGGAACTCGGCGGGTCCTTGTTAATGCCCCCTTCGGACGCTCCGGGGTTTCGTAACGTGATCTTCGCCGACCCCAATGGCGGCGTTCTCGGAGCAAGTCAACTCATTTAA
- the arr gene encoding NAD(+)--rifampin ADP-ribosyltransferase gives MTEMLESGPFFHGTTAVLSPGDLLIAGFQSNYRPEVVMNHVYFTALRDGAGLAAELAVELKGGGEPHVYQVEPIGAFEDDPNVTDKKFPGNPTRSFRSAEPLRIIREINDWTRLTPEALQLWRERLISKTPEERGEILN, from the coding sequence ATGACTGAGATGCTCGAGAGTGGTCCGTTTTTTCATGGCACTACCGCGGTTCTAAGCCCAGGCGATTTGCTTATCGCCGGGTTTCAGTCGAACTACCGACCCGAGGTAGTGATGAACCATGTCTACTTCACGGCCTTACGTGATGGCGCAGGTCTCGCCGCCGAGCTTGCGGTAGAGCTGAAGGGCGGGGGAGAGCCCCACGTTTATCAGGTCGAACCCATAGGCGCCTTTGAGGATGATCCAAACGTCACGGATAAGAAGTTCCCCGGGAATCCGACCCGCTCCTTTCGCAGCGCCGAGCCGTTGCGAATTATTCGCGAGATCAACGATTGGACCAGGCTCACCCCTGAGGCATTGCAGTTGTGGCGCGAGCGGTTGATCTCCAAGACGCCTGAAGAACGTGGCGAAATCCTCAACTGA
- a CDS encoding DUF6790 family protein: MVTTTYLLRAATPLLFPLIAVIGATFHARRKSLKLSSAEIWFRWWAIVALGGGGLWMTLSFLFIPDFMSEMIGFTLSPFATEIAFANLGIAVTGFRALKASYRERVTIGIGSGMFLWGATLGHLNQWLANGDTAPGNVGAVLIYDVAIPLLILVFARLSHITKLNEPDKPARGGLAKTRIATEPVTHTP; this comes from the coding sequence ATGGTGACTACTACTTACCTCCTCAGAGCCGCTACTCCCCTACTCTTCCCGCTGATCGCCGTGATTGGCGCGACTTTTCATGCCCGTCGAAAGAGCCTGAAACTCTCCTCCGCCGAGATCTGGTTTCGCTGGTGGGCTATCGTCGCTTTGGGCGGCGGCGGATTGTGGATGACATTGTCTTTCCTGTTCATCCCGGATTTCATGTCGGAGATGATCGGATTCACGCTCTCCCCCTTTGCCACCGAGATTGCCTTTGCCAACTTAGGCATAGCGGTCACCGGGTTCAGAGCACTCAAGGCCTCATACCGGGAGCGGGTGACGATCGGGATCGGCTCCGGTATGTTCCTTTGGGGTGCGACGCTGGGCCATCTCAATCAATGGCTCGCCAACGGTGATACCGCGCCCGGTAATGTTGGCGCAGTGCTCATCTACGATGTCGCCATCCCCTTGCTGATTTTGGTCTTTGCTCGGCTGTCGCACATCACAAAGCTGAACGAGCCGGACAAGCCTGCGCGCGGTGGCCTAGCCAAGACACGGATCGCGACGGAACCCGTTACCCACACCCCGTGA
- a CDS encoding MarR family winged helix-turn-helix transcriptional regulator, with amino-acid sequence MDDGLADLLHRVVALLGEQARARMQASGSLTYSQLRLLGTLEDQLPMTQHRLAESLAMSDPAISRALQPLAADGLVAIEADPEHGRRKLVGLTERGSQRFHQAGRPMIEELKQALTNSGFPYERYLADTQRLAELLDPKS; translated from the coding sequence ATGGATGACGGACTTGCCGATTTATTACACCGAGTGGTTGCCCTCCTTGGCGAACAGGCTCGCGCCCGGATGCAGGCTTCCGGCTCGCTAACTTACAGTCAACTCAGACTGCTCGGCACTCTAGAAGATCAGCTGCCAATGACCCAGCACCGGCTGGCCGAATCGCTGGCGATGTCAGATCCTGCGATTAGCCGAGCATTACAACCCTTGGCCGCCGATGGATTAGTGGCAATTGAGGCCGATCCGGAGCACGGCCGCCGAAAGCTCGTCGGGCTGACCGAGAGGGGGTCTCAGCGCTTCCACCAGGCGGGACGACCGATGATCGAAGAGCTCAAGCAAGCGCTGACTAACAGCGGCTTTCCTTATGAACGCTACCTGGCGGATACTCAACGACTGGCTGAGCTCTTGGACCCCAAGAGCTAA
- a CDS encoding VOC family protein, whose protein sequence is MNIRMDNIGIVVEDLSTVIEFFTELGLELEGRAMAEGEWAGRVTGLGNQRVEVAMMKTPDGHGRLELSHFLEPAVVADNRRSPVNALGYLRVMFEVEDLDGTLDRLSPYGAELVSEEVVQYENIYRLCYIRGPEGILIGLAQSLQG, encoded by the coding sequence ATGAATATCAGGATGGACAATATTGGCATTGTCGTTGAGGACCTCAGCACGGTGATTGAGTTTTTTACTGAACTTGGTCTCGAACTTGAAGGACGCGCGATGGCAGAGGGTGAATGGGCGGGGCGGGTGACCGGGCTCGGTAATCAACGCGTCGAGGTTGCCATGATGAAGACCCCTGACGGACATGGTCGGCTCGAACTGTCCCACTTCCTGGAGCCAGCCGTCGTCGCAGACAATAGAAGGAGCCCGGTGAACGCGCTCGGATATCTCCGGGTGATGTTCGAAGTTGAGGATCTCGACGGCACGCTTGACCGACTATCACCCTACGGCGCAGAGCTAGTGAGTGAAGAAGTAGTGCAATACGAGAACATCTATCGCCTCTGCTACATCCGCGGCCCGGAAGGCATTCTCATCGGTCTGGCGCAGAGCTTACAGGGCTGA
- a CDS encoding SRPBCC family protein — translation MNDESLSEKRQFTITRTFEVPRELLWKAWTDEQEVTEWLRPLGVTADTVSFDVRVSGRYRYTMKNAETGEQFPTGGEYLEVTPFDRLVFTWGAPDAPVEGTPVITLSFIPQGERTELVFHLRGYDGKPGDGFVYDGWTSTLTNIERHLSGELRG, via the coding sequence ATGAATGATGAGTCACTCTCAGAAAAGCGCCAGTTTACGATCACGCGGACCTTTGAAGTGCCCCGCGAGCTGCTCTGGAAAGCCTGGACGGACGAGCAAGAGGTGACTGAGTGGCTGCGTCCACTGGGCGTGACCGCCGATACCGTCTCCTTCGACGTCCGAGTTTCTGGTCGCTACCGATACACGATGAAAAACGCGGAGACTGGCGAGCAATTCCCGACCGGCGGCGAGTATCTCGAAGTCACTCCATTCGATCGACTCGTCTTTACTTGGGGTGCGCCGGACGCCCCCGTCGAGGGTACCCCAGTGATCACTCTTAGCTTTATCCCCCAGGGTGAACGTACTGAGCTTGTCTTCCATTTGCGCGGTTACGACGGCAAGCCGGGTGACGGTTTCGTGTACGACGGCTGGACCTCCACTCTGACAAATATTGAGCGCCACCTTTCGGGCGAGCTGAGAGGATAG
- a CDS encoding ArsR/SmtB family transcription factor: MPATDSLSMVFAALADPTRREILSRLAQGSATVSEVAEPFKMSAPAISQHLKVLERAGLVKRTAHAQWRTISMLTEPLDQASVWVEKHRRDWNHRLDLLETHLESMKKASQNKEVGT, translated from the coding sequence GTGCCCGCGACAGACTCTCTCAGCATGGTGTTCGCCGCCCTAGCGGATCCGACTCGCCGCGAGATCTTGAGCAGGCTCGCACAGGGCTCCGCGACAGTGAGCGAGGTCGCGGAGCCATTCAAGATGAGCGCCCCAGCAATTTCTCAACACCTCAAGGTGCTAGAACGTGCCGGTCTGGTGAAACGGACCGCCCACGCACAGTGGCGCACGATCTCCATGCTGACGGAGCCCCTTGACCAGGCGTCGGTGTGGGTCGAAAAGCATCGCCGGGATTGGAATCATCGTCTCGACTTACTGGAGACGCATCTCGAATCCATGAAAAAAGCATCCCAAAACAAGGAAGTAGGAACGTGA
- a CDS encoding NAD-dependent epimerase/dehydratase family protein: MSQVLVTGGSGYIGGWCILAALEAGHGVRTTVRDTHKGDALRAQLHSATEFDDARLEIVQADLKSDTGWAEAMNHIDFVLHVASPTLRNGAEVNEDEMISTAREGVLRVLRVSRDAAVKRVVLTSASGAVVYGHPKEDKLAPFTEKDWTNVEASIAPYQKSKTLAERAAWDFIDKEGGGLELSAINPTGVIGPMLGDDNPPSLRTIRALLTGELPICPPFGTGWVDVRDVAELHLLAMTDPAAAGERFLATSGGSLRVVEIAQLLREHLGEAAAKVPSREMPLFIARALSFFVPQLRAIRFQLGHDFPSSGAKAEQTLGWKPRPITESVLDCAESILYHQATAR, encoded by the coding sequence ATGTCGCAGGTACTTGTCACTGGTGGTTCCGGCTACATCGGAGGTTGGTGTATCCTCGCCGCTCTCGAAGCAGGCCATGGCGTCCGCACCACGGTTCGCGATACTCACAAAGGTGATGCACTTCGCGCGCAGCTGCATAGCGCCACTGAATTCGATGATGCTCGCCTGGAGATCGTCCAGGCAGATCTCAAGAGCGATACTGGATGGGCGGAGGCGATGAACCACATTGATTTCGTCTTGCATGTCGCCTCCCCGACGCTACGAAACGGTGCAGAGGTCAACGAAGACGAGATGATTTCAACGGCTCGCGAGGGGGTTCTCCGCGTTCTCAGGGTTTCGAGAGATGCCGCAGTGAAACGGGTGGTATTGACAAGCGCATCAGGTGCAGTTGTCTATGGTCACCCGAAAGAAGATAAATTAGCACCCTTTACCGAGAAGGACTGGACTAATGTCGAGGCCAGTATTGCCCCGTACCAAAAATCTAAGACCCTCGCCGAGCGCGCAGCCTGGGACTTCATCGACAAAGAGGGCGGCGGCCTGGAGCTTTCGGCCATCAATCCGACCGGAGTTATCGGGCCGATGCTCGGCGATGACAACCCACCCTCTTTACGGACGATTCGCGCCTTGCTCACCGGCGAGTTGCCGATCTGTCCGCCCTTCGGCACCGGCTGGGTAGACGTTCGCGACGTCGCCGAATTGCATTTGCTGGCGATGACCGATCCGGCGGCGGCTGGCGAGCGATTCCTCGCGACCTCGGGCGGCAGTCTTCGTGTTGTGGAAATCGCTCAGCTGCTCCGTGAGCATCTCGGCGAAGCTGCTGCAAAGGTTCCGAGCCGTGAGATGCCGCTCTTCATTGCGCGTGCGTTGAGCTTCTTTGTGCCTCAACTCCGCGCCATCCGCTTTCAGCTGGGGCATGACTTCCCATCATCAGGGGCAAAAGCCGAGCAGACTCTGGGCTGGAAGCCGAGACCCATTACGGAGTCCGTGCTGGATTGCGCAGAGAGTATCTTGTACCACCAAGCTACTGCCAGGTGA
- a CDS encoding TetR/AcrR family transcriptional regulator, with protein MANSRPAEVQRADALRNRAHILEVAYQALTENPNASLNSIAKRASIGPGTLYRHFPNREALLLAVNSSEIDSLAEKVERSLEEQEPLDAFREWARRSAALIRVKHGLGEALSAAAHQSMTETSYGPVISAINRLLTAAAENGDLRPGADPSDVLLLLGALWRVPAGDAGLRQADRILELIIDALRP; from the coding sequence ATGGCAAACTCTCGGCCGGCCGAGGTGCAGCGGGCGGACGCCCTAAGAAATCGCGCCCATATCCTTGAGGTTGCTTACCAAGCTCTTACCGAGAACCCGAATGCATCGCTCAACTCCATCGCCAAGCGGGCGAGCATTGGACCAGGGACGCTTTACCGGCATTTCCCGAATAGAGAAGCGTTGCTGTTGGCCGTCAATAGCTCGGAGATAGACAGCTTGGCTGAGAAGGTGGAGCGGTCGCTGGAGGAACAGGAGCCGTTAGATGCTTTCCGGGAATGGGCGCGCAGGAGCGCGGCGCTGATCCGGGTTAAGCATGGACTGGGGGAGGCGCTCTCGGCGGCCGCTCATCAATCAATGACCGAGACTTCCTATGGTCCAGTAATCTCCGCGATTAACCGGCTACTCACGGCGGCGGCCGAGAACGGGGATCTCCGCCCAGGCGCAGATCCATCCGATGTGCTGTTGCTGCTCGGTGCACTCTGGCGGGTACCCGCCGGAGACGCCGGCTTGAGGCAAGCTGATCGCATCCTTGAACTGATCATCGACGCTTTGCGCCCATAG
- a CDS encoding dihydrofolate reductase family protein: MGTVIMHDVVSLDGFIADESDNVGSLHDWYFSGDTPITPIDDEEYDHSSTGSPFRVSRVSADYVRSMWDSIGTIVMGRHLFDMMNGWEGHPPAGDHVVVVSHRPKPEGWHPEASFHFIDNIDAAIAKAKELAGERVVAVNAGDVGSQVLAAGLVDEVAMDLVPVVFGKGKRFFGGIDNQKLLEDPHVVIQGERVLHLRFRVRA, encoded by the coding sequence ATGGGAACGGTCATTATGCACGACGTTGTTTCATTAGATGGATTCATCGCTGACGAAAGTGACAACGTCGGCTCACTTCACGACTGGTACTTCAGTGGCGACACCCCGATCACTCCGATTGACGACGAGGAGTACGACCATTCCAGCACCGGCAGCCCGTTTCGGGTTTCGCGGGTCTCGGCCGATTATGTCCGCTCCATGTGGGATAGCATCGGCACCATTGTGATGGGTCGGCACCTGTTCGACATGATGAACGGTTGGGAAGGGCACCCGCCCGCTGGGGATCACGTGGTTGTCGTCTCTCACCGGCCCAAACCTGAGGGCTGGCATCCGGAGGCATCGTTCCACTTCATCGACAACATTGATGCTGCCATTGCCAAGGCCAAGGAGTTGGCTGGCGAGCGAGTTGTTGCGGTGAATGCCGGAGACGTAGGTTCCCAGGTTCTCGCTGCCGGACTTGTCGACGAGGTCGCGATGGATCTCGTCCCGGTGGTCTTCGGCAAGGGTAAACGGTTCTTCGGTGGCATTGACAACCAAAAACTGCTCGAAGATCCACATGTGGTTATCCAAGGCGAACGAGTGCTGCACTTACGCTTCAGAGTTCGCGCCTAG
- a CDS encoding winged helix-turn-helix transcriptional regulator, with protein sequence MTNQRYGQFCGLARAAEIVGQRWTLLILRDLSVGPRRYSDLLAGLPGIPTNTLAGRLKELEEESLLARAVASEGERSIVYGLTPRGKELIPVLDALSRWGAGGMRSPREGEIVTTASLVAALRVAAGDGIAPKAWNTRYTIRVGDVEINVIMRDGIIMVGPGAAEDPDLVITAGPQIRDLLAGELDAVTAIKSGAVQLEGDPMLLERFAEVLRVPYSPFAPVSLQ encoded by the coding sequence ATGACGAACCAAAGGTACGGGCAGTTCTGCGGATTAGCACGGGCAGCCGAGATCGTGGGGCAACGCTGGACGTTGCTGATCCTGCGTGATCTGAGTGTTGGGCCTCGGCGTTACTCAGATCTTTTGGCGGGACTTCCCGGCATACCCACCAATACACTTGCAGGACGGCTGAAGGAACTTGAAGAGGAAAGTCTTCTCGCACGAGCAGTTGCCTCCGAGGGGGAGCGTTCAATCGTTTATGGCCTCACCCCGAGAGGTAAAGAGCTGATACCGGTATTGGATGCTCTGTCTCGTTGGGGAGCGGGTGGTATGCGCTCACCGCGCGAGGGAGAGATTGTCACCACGGCGTCACTGGTCGCGGCCCTCAGGGTGGCAGCCGGTGACGGAATCGCGCCGAAGGCCTGGAACACGAGGTACACCATACGGGTCGGCGATGTTGAGATTAACGTCATCATGCGTGACGGCATCATCATGGTGGGGCCGGGCGCTGCGGAGGACCCCGACCTCGTGATCACTGCTGGTCCGCAGATCCGCGATTTACTCGCCGGAGAGCTAGACGCGGTTACCGCCATCAAGAGCGGAGCGGTGCAGCTCGAGGGCGATCCGATGCTTCTGGAACGCTTTGCTGAAGTACTCCGGGTTCCGTACAGCCCGTTCGCTCCGGTAAGTCTCCAATGA
- a CDS encoding pyridoxamine 5'-phosphate oxidase family protein, producing the protein MIPGRTEFEQLLATNLYLVIATTGEDGAPWVTPVFFAAVGIERVYWVSSPDARHSRNITGNPAVAITAFDSSVEIGRAEAAYADGEAVRAPADEIISGLRILNARVPPAKQLSVKDLVPDGPLCLYRAELKRRHILVRGGNPELRNELDVIIEV; encoded by the coding sequence ATGATCCCGGGTCGGACGGAGTTCGAACAACTCCTCGCAACCAATCTTTACTTAGTGATCGCTACAACCGGCGAAGACGGAGCACCCTGGGTCACCCCGGTCTTCTTCGCTGCGGTCGGTATCGAGAGAGTGTATTGGGTTTCCTCTCCCGATGCGCGACATTCCCGCAACATCACTGGCAACCCCGCCGTCGCCATCACCGCGTTCGACTCCTCCGTGGAGATAGGTCGGGCAGAGGCCGCCTACGCCGACGGTGAGGCCGTCCGTGCACCCGCCGATGAAATAATATCCGGCCTCCGAATCCTCAACGCTCGAGTGCCACCAGCGAAGCAGCTCTCAGTTAAGGATCTCGTACCAGATGGCCCGCTGTGCCTCTATCGAGCAGAACTAAAGCGCCGCCACATCCTCGTGCGCGGTGGCAATCCAGAACTTCGCAATGAACTAGACGTGATCATCGAAGTCTGA
- a CDS encoding NAD-dependent epimerase/dehydratase family protein — protein MQTILGANGQIAEELTRYIHDNITRDIRLVSRNPRKIHQTDHLYQANLLDAAATSTAVEGSSVAYLAVGLPMNSSLWEQQFPTMMANTIAACQKHGVKLVFFDNTYMYPQTAAQQVEDTSFAPLGRKAAVRAEIANMLLDEMRTGSIEAVICRAPEFYGPGKTQSFTNTAIFNRIKQGKRPMVPLNAHVRRSIIWTPDASRAMGLIGNTPDAYGQTWHLPIDPNRLSYAEMIEMASEVIGRRISYYTVPETAFKILGLFSSSAKEVQELLPRYRQDNIFDSSKFAARFPGFNITSYRDGITKILDERLV, from the coding sequence ATGCAGACCATACTCGGAGCCAATGGCCAGATCGCCGAAGAGCTCACTCGCTACATCCATGACAACATCACCCGCGACATCCGCCTTGTCAGCCGCAACCCTCGAAAGATTCACCAAACTGACCATCTTTACCAAGCTAATCTCCTCGACGCCGCCGCCACTAGCACGGCAGTAGAGGGCAGTTCTGTCGCCTACCTGGCCGTCGGCTTACCCATGAACTCTTCACTATGGGAGCAGCAGTTTCCTACGATGATGGCCAACACCATCGCCGCCTGCCAGAAACACGGCGTCAAACTGGTGTTCTTCGACAACACCTACATGTATCCGCAAACCGCCGCGCAGCAGGTCGAGGACACCTCTTTTGCTCCCCTCGGCCGCAAGGCGGCCGTGCGGGCAGAGATAGCGAATATGCTCCTAGACGAGATGCGAACTGGCAGCATTGAAGCCGTCATCTGCCGCGCTCCCGAGTTTTATGGGCCGGGTAAGACGCAGAGCTTCACCAACACCGCAATCTTCAACCGGATCAAACAAGGAAAGCGGCCAATGGTCCCCCTCAACGCTCACGTACGGCGGAGCATTATCTGGACCCCGGACGCGAGCCGAGCGATGGGCCTGATCGGCAACACGCCTGACGCCTATGGCCAGACTTGGCACCTGCCCATCGACCCCAATCGCCTCAGCTATGCCGAGATGATCGAGATGGCCTCTGAGGTGATTGGTCGAAGAATCTCCTATTACACGGTGCCGGAGACGGCCTTTAAGATTCTTGGCCTCTTCAGTTCTTCTGCCAAAGAAGTGCAAGAACTGCTACCTCGATATCGCCAGGACAATATCTTCGACTCGTCGAAGTTCGCCGCCCGCTTCCCCGGCTTCAACATCACGAGCTACCGCGATGGAATCACCAAAATCCTCGATGAGCGCCTGGTTTGA
- a CDS encoding TetR/AcrR family transcriptional regulator — protein MLTLKVDCSPSRVNIGGSAVAHLIPAVSYRRFHISERANSAILNLAKPQSHEKVVPDMSEPAKSSYHHGDLRATLISIAMEMLERGETFSIRAVAREAGVSATAPYRHFSGREALESALAAEGLRNLKADLTRDRPQPSSLEELADFGVAYVEFALRRPALFRLMFGNECNIHDEERVRAAAEVHELLATAIAGVFPGSDPLNLALGGWGLVHGLAFLYLDRKLTAPSIEKVAAQVRASLLAVFSTGSQH, from the coding sequence ATGCTTACATTAAAGGTAGATTGCTCTCCGAGCAGAGTCAATATTGGCGGGTCCGCCGTGGCTCACCTCATCCCGGCGGTCAGCTATCGGCGTTTCCACATCTCGGAGCGCGCCAATAGCGCGATACTGAATCTAGCCAAGCCGCAGAGCCACGAAAAGGTAGTGCCCGACATGTCCGAACCAGCCAAAAGTAGTTACCATCACGGGGACTTGCGCGCCACGCTCATCTCCATCGCTATGGAGATGCTGGAGAGAGGGGAGACGTTCTCGATCCGTGCGGTGGCCCGCGAGGCGGGGGTTTCGGCGACAGCGCCTTACCGCCACTTCTCCGGGCGCGAGGCTCTGGAGTCAGCGCTGGCGGCAGAGGGGTTGCGCAACCTCAAGGCTGACCTGACCCGCGATCGACCCCAGCCATCCTCGCTCGAGGAACTGGCAGATTTCGGCGTAGCCTATGTCGAGTTCGCGTTGCGCCGACCGGCCTTGTTTCGCTTAATGTTCGGCAACGAGTGCAATATTCATGACGAGGAGCGCGTACGAGCCGCGGCAGAGGTTCACGAATTACTCGCGACAGCGATCGCGGGAGTTTTCCCCGGTTCCGACCCGCTGAACCTCGCGCTCGGCGGTTGGGGCCTCGTACACGGCCTGGCGTTTCTCTATCTTGACCGCAAGCTCACCGCGCCCTCAATCGAGAAGGTCGCAGCACAGGTGCGCGCATCCCTGCTGGCGGTGTTCTCAACCGGCTCCCAGCATTGA
- a CDS encoding alpha/beta hydrolase → MRRLETIMTELPPPVTPYLEPEAQELCELTDPHPRIYEVPPEQGRKILADLQSGDGVERPDVDEEWVEIDTGEWGTVRTRIIRPKGGAADGSLLPVVFYIHGAGWVFGDEHTHDRLFRELAVGAGAAGVFPVYDRAPEKGYPTQVEQNYAVGQWVLKHGADYGLDTSRIAVTGESVGGCMSAVFALMNKDRGGIDLKAQVLLYPVTNADFDTPSYLQFDEGYYLTREGMKWFWDAYTTDLSKRAEKYAAPLQASLEDLKGLPPTLVITDEADVLRDEGELYANKLREAGVDVTSVRVQGMVHDFLLLDSLRDTKAANVARRLAIDALKTALQ, encoded by the coding sequence ATGCGCAGACTGGAGACCATTATGACTGAACTACCTCCCCCCGTCACCCCTTACCTTGAGCCCGAGGCACAAGAACTGTGCGAGCTTACCGACCCGCATCCTCGGATCTACGAGGTCCCGCCGGAGCAGGGCCGCAAGATACTCGCGGACCTGCAAAGCGGGGATGGAGTCGAGCGTCCAGATGTCGACGAAGAGTGGGTTGAGATTGACACTGGTGAATGGGGCACAGTCCGAACCCGTATCATTCGGCCCAAAGGTGGCGCCGCCGACGGCAGTCTACTGCCAGTAGTTTTCTACATTCATGGTGCCGGATGGGTTTTCGGCGACGAGCATACCCACGACCGGCTCTTCCGCGAGCTCGCTGTCGGCGCCGGCGCAGCGGGAGTGTTCCCGGTCTACGATCGCGCGCCTGAGAAAGGCTATCCGACTCAAGTCGAGCAAAACTACGCGGTCGGCCAGTGGGTTCTCAAGCATGGCGCCGATTACGGTCTGGATACCTCCCGCATTGCCGTCACCGGCGAGTCGGTCGGGGGCTGCATGTCCGCGGTCTTCGCTCTCATGAACAAGGATCGCGGCGGGATCGACCTCAAGGCTCAGGTGCTCCTTTACCCGGTCACCAACGCCGATTTCGACACCCCCTCCTACCTGCAGTTCGACGAGGGCTACTACCTCACCCGCGAGGGCATGAAGTGGTTCTGGGATGCCTACACCACCGATCTATCCAAGCGAGCCGAGAAATACGCCGCTCCATTGCAGGCGTCGCTTGAGGACCTTAAAGGACTGCCGCCTACTTTGGTGATTACCGACGAGGCCGACGTACTGCGCGATGAGGGTGAGCTGTATGCCAATAAGTTGCGCGAGGCAGGTGTTGACGTCACCTCGGTTCGAGTACAAGGAATGGTCCACGACTTCCTACTCCTGGACAGCCTGCGCGATACTAAAGCCGCGAACGTCGCCCGGCGCCTCGCGATCGACGCACTCAAAACCGCGTTGCAGTAG
- a CDS encoding type 1 glutamine amidotransferase domain-containing protein produces the protein MPKRILNVVTNVGHYDDPGHPTGLWLSELTHAWQVFEDAGFEQTLVSPAGGEVPLEPRALRFPNYDKTAKAWHTDAAKMAMLEHTLSADQFDAGDFDAIYFTGGHAVMYDFPGSEGLQRITREIYERGGIVSSVCHGYCGLLDTKLSDGSYLIAGKKMTGFAWAEEVLARVDKLVPYNAEERAKERGALYEKAKLPFVSYTVVDGNLVTGQNPGSAKATAEKVAALL, from the coding sequence ATGCCCAAGCGCATCCTCAACGTCGTCACCAACGTCGGCCATTACGACGACCCCGGGCACCCTACCGGCCTGTGGCTTTCCGAATTGACCCACGCCTGGCAGGTGTTCGAGGATGCCGGATTTGAACAGACCCTGGTCAGCCCGGCCGGGGGAGAGGTACCGCTCGAACCGCGCGCCCTGAGGTTCCCCAACTACGACAAGACCGCCAAGGCCTGGCATACCGACGCCGCGAAGATGGCCATGTTGGAGCACACGCTCAGCGCAGACCAGTTCGACGCGGGCGACTTTGACGCTATCTACTTCACCGGCGGCCACGCCGTCATGTACGATTTCCCCGGCAGCGAAGGCCTCCAGAGGATCACCCGCGAGATTTACGAACGTGGCGGCATCGTTTCCTCCGTTTGTCACGGCTACTGTGGACTACTCGACACCAAGCTCTCCGACGGGTCCTATCTCATCGCAGGTAAGAAGATGACCGGCTTTGCCTGGGCTGAGGAAGTCCTTGCCCGCGTCGATAAACTCGTCCCATACAACGCCGAGGAACGGGCGAAGGAACGCGGAGCACTCTACGAGAAAGCCAAGCTGCCTTTCGTCTCTTACACCGTTGTGGACGGCAATCTCGTCACCGGTCAAAATCCCGGATCTGCTAAAGCGACCGCAGAGAAGGTCGCCGCCCTCCTCTAA